One Phaseolus vulgaris cultivar G19833 chromosome 4, P. vulgaris v2.0, whole genome shotgun sequence DNA window includes the following coding sequences:
- the LOC137838232 gene encoding uncharacterized protein has protein sequence MEKEFFLLGKEPGATVVHLLGEKSKKADNMDLWVWKENDTSEYTIKFAYKILEEDAQGDVVALYKSFWRIKEQPSSLFTAWMVMEDKIATKANLERSGINLGSNICCLCEEDEETTSRLFCACRSAWLVWSKCYEWVGWASTNHWEPEKHFINFKLSGINEVVNQIWGCVWIAVVEEVWKHRNKKFLKMVG, from the coding sequence ATGGAGAAggagttttttttattgggaAAGGAACCAGGAGCAACAGTTGTACATCTTTTGGGTGAAAAGAGTAAAAAAGCCGATAACATGGATTTGTGGGTTTGGAAAGAAAATGACACATCTGAGTACACAATTAAATTTGCATACAAGATTCTTGAAGAGGACGCTCAAGGGGATGTGGTGGCTTTGTACAAGAGTTTTTGGAGGATAAAGGAACAACCTTCGTCTCTTTTCACAGCTTGGATGGTTATGGAAGATAAGATAGCGACTAAAGCAAATTTGGAGAGAAGTGGTATAAATTTAGGAAGTAACATTTGTTGTTTGTGTGAGGAGGATGAGGAAACAACGTCACGCCTTTTCTGTGCTTGCAGATCCGCTTGGCTAGTGTGGTCTAAGTGCTATGAGTGGGTGGGGTGGGCTTCAACGAATCATTGGGAGCCAGAAAAgcactttataaattttaaattgagtgGGATCAATGAAGTTGTCAATCAAATTTGGGGTTGTGTGTGGATAGCAGTTGTAGAAGAAGTGTGGAAGCATAGGAACAAGAAGTTTTTGAAAATGGTAGGATAG